CGCACGGCGAACACGACGCCTTCCATTACCGCGCGCAACACGTGCGGCAGGCCGTGGCGGATGTCGAGCCCGAACAGAACGCCGCGCGCGTCGGCGTCCCAGACCGGCGCCCGTTCCCCCGTCAAAAACGGCAAAAACAAAAGCCCGCCCGCCCCCGGCGGCGCCTGCGCGGCGACGTCCGTCATCCGTTCGTATGGATCGACGCCGTCGCACTCCGCTTCCCGCGTTGCGGCGAACGCCAAGCAATCGCGCGCCCATCGAAGCGCCACGCCGCCGTTGTTGATCGGGCCGCCGACGACCCACATGCCGGGCACAAGGGCGTAACAAAACAGCCGCCCCTTCGGATCGGTGACCGGTTCTCCGGCGACGCCGCGGACGGCCCCGCTCGTGCCGATCGTCACCGCAACGACGCCGGGCCGGACCGCCCCGACGCCGAGGTTCGCCAGCGTCCCGTCGGACGCACCGACGACGGCGGGAACGTCTGGCGAAAGCCCCATCGCCCGAGCGTATTCCGGATCAAGTCCTTCCAGTACGGCCGTCGCCGGCACCGGTTCCGGCAGCCGAGCCCGCTCGACGCCCGCAAGACGCAGGGCCATACCGTCCCAGTCGAGCCTGCGCAGCTCGAACAACCCGGTGGCGCTCGCCAGCGAATGATCGACGACCCAGCGCCCGTACAGACGGAAAAGCGCATACTCCTTAACGCCGGCGAACATGGACGCCCTTTCGACGACGTCCGGCCGACGATCGCGCAACCACATCAGCTTCGCAAGCGGCGACATCGGATGAATCGGTGTGCCGGTGCGCGTATACAGCGCCGCACCTTCCGGCCGATCGCGCAACATCGCGGCGTACGGCGCCGCTCGGGTATCCGCCCACGTGATGCAGGGCGTCAGCGGCCGTCCGTCGCCGTCGAACGCAATAAGACCGTGCATCGCCGAACTGAACGACAATGCTGCGACGTCGCTCGCGGCCGCTCCGGCCGATTCGACGGCCCCGCGGACGGCGCGGACGATCGCTTCGAGCAGTTCATCGGGGTTTTGTTCCGCGGCGCCGGGTTCCGGCGTATGAAGCGGATATTCGACCGACGCACGCGACAACACGCGGCCGTCGCGCCGCACGACGAGCGCCTTCGTCGCCGTCGTGCCGACGTCGACGGCGACGACGGTTTCTTTTCCGTTCATTTCGGCAAGTTCCCCTCTTCGTCGAACACCCACTCGTACGGTTCGCTCAAGACCTCCACGTCGGGATGACGCCGGGCTTCGTCGAGCAGGTTGACCGAAATTTCGATTTCGCCCAGATGCAGCGTATCGCGGATGCGGACGAGGCGGCATTTCGTATAGTCGAGAATGTTGCACGTCTTGATGGCGGCCTGGATCGCCATTTTGTCGTTGTCCAAATAGGTGGAAATCTTGGTCGGCGCGCAAACGGTCGATGTCAGACCGTTGGCGAACGTCGCCGCCTTGTCCATTTTTTCCACGAGCCTGCGCGTCGTGAAATCCGCCGTGCCGACGCCGTTGGCGTTGCCGCGCGTCTCCTCAGTCAGGTCGAGCACGACCATCTTCGTCACCTGCGGGCCGCCGGACGCGTAAGGCGTCGGATACCGCCCGGTCACGTTCGGGTCCATGCCGTCGCCGCTGATGTTTTTGCCGATGTAGTCGATGACGAGCACGTCGATCGGATCGAACAAGAGCTTCGGCAGCCGGCGCCGCGCCTCTTTCAACAGCTCCGGTTCGCGTTCCTCGAACTGTTCGGCCGGAACCGCCTCGACGATGCATGTTTCGTCGTACGCGTTCTCGACGACGGCGACGCCGAACCGGATCGGTAGCCGGGCCATCATGGCGCGCGACATGTTCAGGATGTTCTCCGCCATGTACTTGAAGCCGAGCCGATGCGTCGCCTCCGCGCCCTTCTGCTTGCCGAGCCCGATCGCGACCATCTTGAGCAGGCCGCTTTCGACGGGGCCGCGAAACGCGGTATGCGGCTTGACGCGATTGATGACGACGATGGCGTCGGCCTCGGAGGCAAACTTGTCGACGTAGACGGGCAGCCCGTTGTCGAGCTCGGCCAGCTTCACGACCTCCATCGACGAGCGGATCGGCGCCCCGACCGTCTCTTCGGTAATGCCGAGATGCGCAAGGACTTCCGCTTGGCCTTCCGCTGTCGCACCGCCGTGGCTGCCCATCGCCGGCACGATGAACGGTCGCCCGCCGGCCTGCTTAATCGCGTCGACTGTCACCTTCGTCAACAGGGCGATATTGGCGATGCCCCGGCTGCCGACGGCAATCGCGACGGAATCGCCCGGCCGAATCCGGTCGACCGTGCCCGGTTTTTTCAACTCCTCGGCCAGCGCCCGCGCGGGATCGTCCAGCCGCGATCCGTCGAATCGCTGGCGGACGCGCACCATTTTCGGAATCGGAATGTCTTTGAGCAACTCGTATAAAATGTCGCCCATGCGGCACCACCTTATTTTCCCAGAAGCTCAAGATGTCTCCCGATATGCGCCGCAAGCGCCGCGTCGTATTCGTCCTCGCGCTCGATCAGCGTCCGGAAGAACTCGTCCTTAAACATCGGCCGGCCGGATTCGTCCCGGGCGCGCAACAGCAACCCGTAAGTAATATGCATCATCTGCCGGGCGTTTTTGTCGTCGAGATACGCCGGCAAGTCCTCGTCCGGCGTTTCGTCGAGCGGACGGATCGCGGCGAAATCCGCCGTCACGTGATAATATTTCAGCGCCTCGCCGACATGCCGCCGCGCGTACTCGTGCATGCGCCGGTACAAGTCGGGGCGGACGCGCGCGACGACGCGGACGGCTTCCAACCAGTTCGTGCCCGCCGTTTTCAGGTGGAAACGGCCGCGCGTATGCCGGGCGATCAGCGGAAAGACGGAGAACTTGTCGCTGCCGGAGTGAATGCTCAACTTGTAGCCGAAATGGTCGGCGATCGCCGCGTGCACTCGAAGTTCCCGCTCGAACCGGTCGACATCCCCGATATAGTCGATGCCTTTCTGAAATTCGCCGCAAAACCGCGGCGCCATGCTCGTCAGCCGTACCTTGCGCTCGTACAGCTCGTTCGCGACGAAAAAGTGCGCCTCCGGCGTCGTCGGCGTCAACGTCTCGTCGATCGAAATTTCAAAATCGATCGGCCGCCCAGCGTTCTCGACGTGACGGCGGTAAACTTGTGCCATGAAATCGACGGCGCGTGCGTAAATGAGGACCGTCCTGACGAATGATCGTCGGTCAAACCGCAAAACGTGCCCGCCGACCGAAAACGACCGGTCGAGATAGCGCTGCTCCAGTTCCCGGCGGACGTCCTCCGGTATCTCCGCGTATTTCGACTCGACAACTGCATCGTCCGCATGTTCAACCGTATGATCGATTTTTTCGGAACAATCCAGCGTCAACATCGAAAAACCGCAGTCGAGCGCCTCGCGGATATCCGCGTCGGTCTTCAGATGGTCGCCGTCGGCGCCGAAGCCGTCGCGGTAGCCTTCCTGAAACGCCGCGAACGAGGCCGCGTCCAACACGTCGCGGAACGTTCTGCCGGTCAGCGTCAGCTCGCGCACGCTTTGCTGCGCCAAAATCGGCCGGACGTCGCGGCCGCGGACGATGCGGATATGGCCGGGCGAGGCAAGCCCCAGCCGGTCGCCAAGCCCGATCGTCGCCGTTTCCGCCCCGAATGCGCGCGGCACGGTATAACCAAACCAATGGTTGAGCACCTGGCGATTTTCATGGGAAAGAGGACAAACTTTCCCATCGACGCGCCGCTGTCCCCGCAACTCGTCGAACAGCGCCCCCGCTCCGGCCGCAAGCAAATACTTCTCCGTTCCGTCGCGAACCATCACCAACCGCGCGCCGCCGTTTTCCGCGTACGATTGCGGATAAACCCGAACATCCGCGGAAGATACGGGAACACGGCCTGCTGCCAATGCGGCCAGTATCGCGTCCCATTTGTCCACCATCGGTTCAATCCTCCCCGATTTCATGATTCTGAAAGCGGCCGCGCGGGCGGCGGACATACCGACTCACGCACCACCAATTCGGCGTCGACGACTACGGCGCGGGCTTCTTCCGATCGTCGCCCGTTGACGAGGCGCATCAACAGCTCCGCCCCTTCCCGGCTGATCCGCTCGATCGGCCGCCGCACCGTCGTCAGCGCCGGGGTCAGATAGGCGGCGATCGCCGCGTCGTCGAAACCGGCGACGGACAGATCGCGCGGCACTTCCAGTCCCGCCTCACGGATCGCCTTCAGCGCGCCGACCGCCATTTCGTCGTTGAAACAGAACACCGCCGTCGGACGAGGCCGAAGTTCAAGCAGCCTTTTCATCGCGGCATACCCGCTTTCGATGTCGTAGCTGCCGGGCTGCCGGTACTCCTCCGGCGGTTCGGACAATCCCCTCCGTCGGAAGGCCTCCAGAAAACCTTCCCGCCTTTCCTCCGTCGACTTGAATCCGGGCTTTCCCTCGATCGCCGCAATCCGGACGTGCCCGCAGCCGATGAGATAATCCGTCAGCCGGCGGACGCCGCCGCGGTCGTCGGACGAAATACTCGCAACGCCGGGAACGCTCGTCTTGCGGTTGAGCACGACAACTGGAATTCCCGCGTCGTGCGCCGAACGGACGAAATCGTCGTCTTCCTCGCTCTGGCTCATCACCAGCAGTCCGTCAAACCGTTTGCGCGACAGAGGAAAAACACTGCCGCGGCAATCGTCGATCCCGCGGACGACTAGGTTGTACGGATCGGCGACGACGCTGCCCGCTCCGCGCACGGCGTCGTGCAGAAACGTCGACGTCGTACCGACGCGAATGGTCGAGAAAAACAGGCCGATGTTGTACGACCGGTCAAGCACAAGACTTTTGGCGCTGATGTTGGGCGAATAGCCGAGCGATTCCGCGATCGCCCGGATGCGCGCCTTCGTCTCCGGCCGAATCAGCGGACTGTCGTTGAGC
The window above is part of the Candidatus Reconcilbacillus cellulovorans genome. Proteins encoded here:
- a CDS encoding gluconate kinase translates to MNGKETVVAVDVGTTATKALVVRRDGRVLSRASVEYPLHTPEPGAAEQNPDELLEAIVRAVRGAVESAGAAASDVAALSFSSAMHGLIAFDGDGRPLTPCITWADTRAAPYAAMLRDRPEGAALYTRTGTPIHPMSPLAKLMWLRDRRPDVVERASMFAGVKEYALFRLYGRWVVDHSLASATGLFELRRLDWDGMALRLAGVERARLPEPVPATAVLEGLDPEYARAMGLSPDVPAVVGASDGTLANLGVGAVRPGVVAVTIGTSGAVRGVAGEPVTDPKGRLFCYALVPGMWVVGGPINNGGVALRWARDCLAFAATREAECDGVDPYERMTDVAAQAPPGAGGLLFLPFLTGERAPVWDADARGVLFGLDIRHGLPHVLRAVMEGVVFAVRSVAGALAELAGPPHEARATGGFARSPLWRQMLADALGVPVTVPDTVEGSAVGAAKLAFVALGLAASFDELDGWAQPVVRHEPDARIHRLYEQLTSVYLDVYHQLKGMFPALVPFRAADADAGNGAGGTTG
- a CDS encoding LacI family transcriptional regulator — translated: MSVTIKHIARAANVSHTTVSRALNDSPLIRPETKARIRAIAESLGYSPNISAKSLVLDRSYNIGLFFSTIRVGTTSTFLHDAVRGAGSVVADPYNLVVRGIDDCRGSVFPLSRKRFDGLLVMSQSEEDDDFVRSAHDAGIPVVVLNRKTSVPGVASISSDDRGGVRRLTDYLIGCGHVRIAAIEGKPGFKSTEERREGFLEAFRRRGLSEPPEEYRQPGSYDIESGYAAMKRLLELRPRPTAVFCFNDEMAVGALKAIREAGLEVPRDLSVAGFDDAAIAAYLTPALTTVRRPIERISREGAELLMRLVNGRRSEEARAVVVDAELVVRESVCPPPARPLSES